A single Mixta calida DNA region contains:
- the hrpB gene encoding ATP-dependent helicase HrpB: MSDLPVSAVLPEVLAALKQAPQVLLAAPTGAGKSTWLPLRLLQQGGFAGRIIMLEPRRLAARNVAQRLAEQLGEEPGGQVGYRMRGESRTGPATRLEVVTEGILTRMLQQDPMLEGVSLIILDEFHERSLQADLALALLLDVQQGLRDDLRLLIMSATLDNARLSARLPDAPLIVSEGRSFPVERRYATLSPQLRFDEAVAREVAQLLRAESGSLLLFLPGVSEIERVKNQLASRVDEETELCPLYGALPLAAQRRAILPAPAGKRKVVLATNIAETSLTIDGIRLVVDSALERAARFDVRSGVTRLQTQRVSQASMTQRAGRAGRLSPGICLHLISREQAERAAAQSEPEILQSDLSALWLDLLQWGCRDVAQLSWIDTPPLPALQAAQTLLRRLGAIDEEGRLTAKGRAMAALGSEPSLAALLTAAKDKDALATAARLTAILEEPPRQGSRNLSDHLFTAHGGWQQRARQLQKRLSGVGGSVDAALAPALLAQAFPDRIARRRGDSGRYQLAGGSGAMLDHDDALTRHEWLIAPQLLQTDAQTEARILLALPVDMAALQHDAPGLVRSETDVEWDEEKGTLRAWQRDKIGVLALKSAPLAKPEAEVLHPAMLRWIGEKGLSVLNWTPEAVQLRLRLQCAAQWLPEESWPAMDDETLLATLERWLLPEMNGVRDMRGLRQINLVSALLHLLTWSQRQRLDSALPTHYTVPTGSRLPIRYDSEKPPALAVRLQEMFGEAQNPAIAEGRVPLVLELLSPAQRPLQITRDLAAFWRGAYPQVQKEMKGRYPKHAWPDDPASALPTRRTKKYAAPQ, translated from the coding sequence TTGAGTGATTTACCGGTAAGCGCCGTGCTGCCTGAGGTGCTGGCCGCGCTAAAACAGGCGCCGCAGGTGCTGCTGGCCGCCCCAACGGGCGCAGGCAAATCGACCTGGCTGCCGCTGCGGCTGTTGCAGCAGGGCGGCTTCGCCGGGCGCATCATTATGCTGGAGCCGCGTCGTCTGGCGGCGCGCAATGTCGCGCAGCGCCTGGCGGAACAGCTGGGCGAGGAGCCCGGCGGCCAGGTCGGCTACCGTATGCGCGGCGAAAGCCGCACCGGACCGGCGACCCGGCTGGAGGTGGTGACCGAAGGCATCCTGACGCGCATGCTGCAACAGGACCCGATGCTCGAAGGCGTATCGCTGATTATCCTCGATGAATTTCACGAGCGCAGCCTGCAGGCCGACCTGGCGCTGGCGCTGTTGCTGGATGTGCAGCAGGGGCTACGCGACGATCTGCGGCTGCTGATTATGTCCGCCACGCTGGATAACGCGCGTCTCAGCGCGCGCCTGCCCGACGCGCCGCTTATCGTCTCCGAAGGGCGCAGCTTTCCGGTGGAGCGGCGCTACGCCACTCTGTCGCCGCAGCTGCGTTTTGATGAGGCGGTGGCGCGCGAAGTGGCGCAGCTGCTGCGCGCGGAAAGCGGCTCGCTGCTGCTGTTTCTGCCCGGCGTCAGCGAGATCGAACGGGTGAAGAATCAGCTGGCGTCGCGCGTGGACGAGGAGACCGAACTCTGCCCGCTCTACGGCGCGCTGCCGCTGGCGGCGCAGCGTCGCGCCATTCTGCCTGCGCCCGCTGGCAAACGTAAGGTGGTGCTGGCGACCAATATTGCCGAGACCAGCCTGACCATCGACGGCATCCGTCTGGTCGTGGACAGCGCGCTGGAGCGCGCGGCGCGTTTCGACGTGCGCAGCGGCGTTACGCGGCTGCAAACCCAGCGCGTCAGCCAGGCGTCGATGACGCAGCGCGCTGGCCGCGCCGGTCGTCTGTCGCCGGGCATCTGTCTACACTTAATCAGTCGTGAACAGGCGGAGCGCGCCGCCGCCCAAAGCGAACCGGAAATTTTACAGAGCGATCTCAGCGCGCTGTGGCTCGATCTGTTGCAGTGGGGCTGTCGCGACGTCGCGCAGCTCAGCTGGATCGATACGCCGCCGTTGCCTGCGCTACAGGCGGCGCAAACGCTGTTGCGCAGACTGGGCGCTATTGACGAGGAAGGCAGGCTGACAGCTAAAGGACGTGCAATGGCCGCGCTGGGCAGCGAACCGAGTCTGGCGGCGCTGTTGACCGCCGCGAAAGATAAAGATGCGCTGGCCACCGCCGCGCGTCTGACAGCGATCCTTGAGGAACCGCCGCGTCAGGGAAGCCGCAATCTCAGCGACCATCTCTTTACCGCGCACGGCGGCTGGCAGCAGCGCGCGCGTCAGCTGCAAAAACGGCTGAGCGGCGTCGGCGGCTCGGTGGATGCCGCGCTGGCGCCGGCGCTGCTGGCGCAGGCGTTTCCCGATCGCATTGCGCGTCGCCGCGGCGACAGCGGGCGTTATCAGCTGGCGGGCGGTTCGGGCGCGATGCTCGATCACGACGACGCCCTGACGCGCCATGAATGGCTGATCGCGCCGCAGCTTCTGCAAACCGACGCGCAGACAGAGGCGCGCATCCTGCTGGCGCTGCCGGTGGATATGGCGGCTTTGCAGCACGATGCGCCCGGTCTGGTGCGCAGCGAAACCGACGTCGAATGGGACGAAGAGAAAGGCACGCTGCGCGCCTGGCAGCGCGATAAAATCGGCGTGCTGGCGCTGAAATCAGCGCCGCTGGCGAAGCCGGAGGCGGAGGTGCTGCATCCGGCGATGCTGCGCTGGATTGGCGAAAAAGGACTGTCGGTGCTGAACTGGACGCCGGAAGCGGTGCAGCTGCGGCTGAGGCTGCAATGCGCCGCGCAGTGGCTGCCGGAGGAAAGCTGGCCAGCGATGGATGATGAGACGTTGCTCGCCACTCTTGAACGCTGGCTGCTGCCGGAGATGAACGGCGTGCGCGACATGCGAGGGCTGCGTCAGATCAACCTCGTCAGCGCATTATTACATTTGCTCACATGGTCGCAACGTCAGCGGCTGGATAGTGCGTTGCCAACTCACTACACTGTGCCGACCGGCAGCCGCCTGCCGATTCGCTATGACAGCGAAAAGCCGCCCGCGCTGGCGGTGCGCCTGCAGGAGATGTTTGGCGAAGCGCAAAACCCGGCGATTGCCGAAGGGCGCGTGCCGCTGGTGCTGGAGCTGCTATCCCCCGCGCAGCGGCCGCTGCAAATCACCCGCGATCTCGCCGCGTTCTGGCGAGGCGCTTATCCGCAGGTGCAGAAAGAGATGAAAGGGCGCTACCCTAAACATGCCTGGCCCGACGATCCGGCCAGCGCGCTGCCCACGCGCCGCACCAAAAAATACGCCGCGCCGCAGTAG
- a CDS encoding sugar O-acetyltransferase yields the protein MTEAEKALAGLLYDANYDPALIAERGEVKYRLQQYNQTDPRDLAGRDKQIKALLGRTGEQILIEQPFWCDYGRNIETGENFYANVNLVILDCGKVTIGDNVFIGPSVGIHTAGHPLDVEQRNCGLEYARPVAIGNNVWIGAGVQILPGVSIGDNSVIGAGSVVTKDIPASVVAAGNPCRVLKTL from the coding sequence ATGACCGAAGCGGAAAAAGCGCTGGCGGGATTACTCTACGACGCCAACTACGATCCGGCGCTGATCGCCGAGCGCGGCGAGGTGAAATATCGGCTGCAACAGTACAATCAAACCGATCCGCGCGACCTGGCCGGACGGGACAAACAGATTAAGGCGCTGCTTGGCCGTACCGGCGAACAGATTCTGATCGAACAGCCTTTCTGGTGCGACTACGGACGCAATATCGAAACCGGCGAGAATTTTTACGCCAACGTCAATCTGGTGATCCTCGATTGCGGCAAGGTCACTATCGGCGACAACGTTTTTATCGGCCCGTCCGTCGGCATTCATACCGCCGGACATCCGCTTGACGTGGAACAGCGTAACTGCGGGCTGGAGTATGCGCGCCCGGTCGCCATTGGCAATAACGTCTGGATCGGCGCTGGCGTGCAGATCCTGCCGGGCGTGTCGATTGGCGACAACAGCGTGATCGGCGCCGGCAGCGTGGTGACGAAAGATATTCCGGCCAGCGTCGTGGCGGCGGGCAATCCGTGCCGGGTGCTGAAAACGCTTTAA
- the panD gene encoding aspartate 1-decarboxylase yields the protein MVRTMLQGKLHRVKVTQADLHYEGSCAIDQDFLDASGILQYEAIDIYNVTNGQRFSTYAIAAERGSKIISVNGAAARCACEGDILIICSYVQMPDDEARQWQPKVAYFEGDNQMKRLAKAVPVQVA from the coding sequence ATGGTACGCACCATGCTGCAAGGCAAGCTGCATCGGGTGAAGGTCACCCAGGCCGACTTGCATTACGAAGGGTCCTGCGCCATTGACCAGGATTTCCTCGACGCCTCCGGCATTCTTCAGTACGAGGCGATCGATATTTATAACGTGACCAACGGACAGCGTTTTTCCACTTACGCCATCGCGGCGGAACGCGGTTCGAAAATCATCTCCGTTAACGGCGCCGCCGCCCGCTGCGCCTGCGAAGGCGATATTTTGATCATCTGCTCCTACGTGCAGATGCCGGACGACGAGGCGCGCCAGTGGCAGCCGAAAGTCGCCTACTTTGAAGGCGACAATCAGATGAAGCGTCTGGCGAAAGCCGTACCGGTGCAGGTTGCCTGA
- the panC gene encoding pantoate--beta-alanine ligase — MLIIETQPMLRREIRRWRQDGKRIALVPTMGNLHDGHMTLVDEARERADIVVVSIFVNPMQFDRADDLARYPRTLQEDCEKLNRRGVDLVFAPAPADIYPKGLDTQTFVDVPGLSTLLEGASRPGHFRGVATIVSKLFNLVQPDLACFGEKDYQQLALIRKMVADMGYDIDIIGVPTVRAKDGLALSSRNGYLTADERKLAPMVSQVMREMAQKLANGERHTEEIIESAEAALREKGLRPDGLAICDADTLLPLNVDSKRAVILMAAWLGKARLIDNQTVDLTQ, encoded by the coding sequence GTGTTGATTATCGAAACGCAGCCGATGCTGCGCCGTGAAATTCGTCGCTGGCGTCAGGATGGCAAACGCATCGCGCTGGTGCCGACCATGGGCAACCTGCACGACGGCCATATGACGCTGGTGGATGAGGCGCGCGAGCGCGCCGATATCGTGGTGGTCAGCATCTTCGTTAACCCGATGCAGTTCGATCGCGCCGACGATCTGGCGCGCTACCCGCGCACCCTGCAGGAAGATTGCGAAAAGCTGAACCGTCGCGGCGTCGACCTGGTGTTCGCCCCCGCTCCGGCTGATATCTATCCCAAAGGGCTGGACACCCAAACCTTCGTCGACGTGCCGGGCCTGTCGACGCTGCTGGAAGGCGCCAGCCGCCCCGGTCATTTCCGCGGCGTCGCTACCATCGTCAGCAAGCTGTTTAATCTGGTGCAGCCCGACCTTGCCTGCTTCGGCGAGAAAGATTATCAGCAGCTGGCCTTGATCCGCAAAATGGTGGCCGATATGGGCTACGATATCGATATTATCGGCGTGCCGACGGTGCGCGCGAAGGATGGCCTGGCGCTGAGTTCGCGCAACGGCTATCTCACCGCCGACGAGCGCAAGCTGGCGCCGATGGTAAGCCAGGTGATGCGCGAGATGGCGCAGAAACTGGCCAACGGCGAGCGTCATACCGAAGAGATTATCGAAAGCGCCGAAGCGGCGCTGCGTGAGAAAGGCCTGCGTCCCGACGGCCTGGCGATCTGCGATGCGGATACGCTGCTGCCGCTTAATGTCGACAGCAAGCGCGCGGTCATTTTGATGGCCGCCTGGCTGGGCAAGGCCCGCTTGATCGATAATCAGACGGTTGATCTGACCCAGTAG
- the pcnB gene encoding polynucleotide adenylyltransferase PcnB, giving the protein MFTRVANFCRKVLSRDDAAPAEVEEDELQMTVIPRESHNISRKDISENALKVLYRLNKAGYEAYLVGGGVRDLLLGKAPKDFDVTTNATPEQMRKLFRNCRLVGRRFRLAHVMFGPEVIEVATFRGHHQAEEDANAQRGQNGMLLRDNIFGTIEDDAQRRDLTINSLYYSVADFTVRDYVGGLQDLQQGIIRLIGDPETRYREDPVRMLRVVRFAAKLEMTIAETTAEPIPRLATLLNDIPPARLFEEALKLLQAGYGYQTYLLLREYQLFQPLFPVISRAFTERGDSLMERMVEQVLKNTDTRIQNQMRVNPAFLFAAMFWYPQLETAQRIAQESGLAYYDAFALAMNDVLDEACRSLAIPKRITTLVRDIWQLQLRISRRHGKRALKLMEHPKFRAAYDLLALRAEVENNQELQRLAHWWGEFQAAAPPQQNHMLKNLGDDPAPRRRQRRPRKRPAAPRRENSSNA; this is encoded by the coding sequence ATTTTTACCCGAGTAGCTAATTTTTGCCGTAAAGTCCTGAGTCGTGATGACGCGGCGCCGGCAGAGGTTGAGGAAGACGAACTGCAGATGACCGTCATCCCTCGTGAAAGTCACAACATCTCGCGCAAAGACATTAGCGAAAACGCCCTGAAAGTCCTGTATCGCCTGAACAAGGCGGGCTACGAGGCTTATCTGGTGGGCGGTGGTGTCCGTGACCTGCTGCTGGGTAAAGCGCCGAAAGATTTTGATGTCACCACCAACGCGACGCCGGAGCAGATGCGCAAACTGTTCCGCAACTGCCGTCTGGTCGGCCGCCGTTTCCGTCTGGCGCACGTGATGTTCGGCCCGGAAGTGATCGAAGTAGCGACGTTCCGCGGCCATCACCAGGCGGAAGAAGACGCCAACGCCCAGCGCGGCCAGAACGGCATGCTGCTGCGCGACAACATTTTCGGCACCATTGAAGATGACGCCCAACGCCGCGACTTAACCATCAACAGCCTCTACTACAGCGTGGCGGATTTTACCGTGCGCGACTATGTCGGCGGCCTGCAGGATCTGCAACAGGGCATTATCCGTCTGATTGGCGATCCGGAAACGCGCTACCGCGAAGATCCGGTCAGGATGCTGCGCGTGGTGCGCTTCGCCGCCAAGCTGGAGATGACCATTGCGGAAACCACCGCCGAGCCGATCCCGCGCCTCGCTACGCTGCTGAACGATATTCCGCCGGCGCGCCTGTTTGAAGAGGCGCTGAAGCTGCTGCAGGCGGGCTACGGATATCAAACCTATCTGCTGCTGCGCGAATATCAGCTGTTTCAGCCGCTGTTCCCGGTGATTAGCCGCGCCTTTACCGAGCGCGGCGACAGCCTGATGGAGCGCATGGTGGAGCAGGTGTTGAAGAATACCGACACGCGCATTCAGAATCAGATGCGCGTGAATCCCGCGTTCCTGTTCGCCGCCATGTTCTGGTATCCGCAGCTGGAGACCGCGCAGCGCATCGCGCAGGAGAGCGGACTCGCCTACTATGACGCCTTTGCGCTGGCGATGAACGACGTACTGGATGAAGCCTGCCGCTCGCTGGCGATTCCGAAACGCATCACCACGCTGGTACGCGATATCTGGCAGCTTCAGCTGCGGATTTCCCGTCGTCACGGCAAGCGCGCGCTGAAGCTGATGGAGCATCCGAAGTTCCGCGCCGCCTACGATCTGCTGGCGCTGCGCGCGGAAGTGGAGAACAATCAGGAACTGCAGCGTCTGGCGCACTGGTGGGGCGAATTCCAGGCCGCCGCGCCGCCGCAGCAGAACCATATGCTGAAAAATCTCGGCGACGATCCGGCGCCGCGCCGTCGTCAGCGTCGTCCGCGCAAGCGTCCCGCCGCCCCGCGCCGCGAGAACAGCAGCAACGCATGA
- the panB gene encoding 3-methyl-2-oxobutanoate hydroxymethyltransferase: MKPTTISHLRQWKQAGKKFASITAYDFSFARLFADEGIQVMLVGDSLGMTVQGHESTLPVTVDDIAYHTAAVRRGAPHCLLLADLPFMSYATPQQTCESAGRLMRAGANMVKLEGGAWLTESVRMLTERAVPVCGHLGLTPQSVNIFGGYKVQGRDDEAAERLLADALALEAAGAQLMVLECVPVALAQRVTEALTIPVIGIGAGNVTDGQILVMHDAFGITGGHIPKFAKNFLAEAGDIRAAVRQYVQEVESAVYPAAEHSFQ; this comes from the coding sequence ATGAAACCCACCACTATTTCGCACCTGCGCCAGTGGAAACAGGCAGGCAAAAAATTTGCCTCTATCACCGCCTATGATTTCAGCTTCGCCCGTCTGTTTGCCGATGAAGGCATTCAGGTGATGCTGGTCGGCGATTCACTGGGCATGACGGTGCAGGGACATGAATCCACGCTGCCGGTGACGGTAGACGATATCGCTTATCATACCGCTGCGGTGCGCCGCGGCGCGCCGCACTGCCTGCTGCTCGCCGACCTGCCGTTTATGAGCTATGCCACGCCGCAGCAGACCTGTGAAAGCGCGGGCCGCCTGATGCGCGCCGGGGCCAATATGGTTAAGCTGGAAGGCGGCGCCTGGCTGACGGAAAGCGTGCGTATGCTCACCGAGCGCGCGGTGCCGGTGTGCGGCCATCTTGGCCTGACGCCGCAGTCGGTTAATATTTTCGGCGGGTATAAAGTGCAGGGGCGCGACGATGAAGCCGCAGAGCGCCTGCTGGCCGACGCGCTGGCGCTGGAAGCGGCGGGCGCACAGCTGATGGTGCTGGAGTGCGTGCCGGTCGCGCTGGCGCAGCGCGTCACCGAGGCGCTGACGATCCCGGTGATCGGCATCGGCGCGGGCAACGTCACCGACGGCCAGATTCTGGTGATGCATGACGCCTTCGGCATTACCGGCGGCCATATCCCCAAATTCGCCAAAAACTTTCTGGCCGAAGCGGGCGACATCCGCGCGGCGGTGCGCCAGTACGTGCAGGAAGTCGAAAGCGCCGTCTACCCCGCTGCGGAACACAGTTTCCAGTGA
- the folK gene encoding 2-amino-4-hydroxy-6-hydroxymethyldihydropteridine diphosphokinase, whose product MNRVYLALGSNLADPLHQVRNALDALAAIPQTQRAAVSAFYRTPPYGPPDQPDYLNAAVALDTQLSPEALLDHTQRIELEQGRVRKAERWGPRTLDLDIMLFGDRVLRTPRLTVPHYDMLNRAFMLVPLLEIAPQARLPDGRYLADIAAKLDCSAIQLW is encoded by the coding sequence ATGAATCGCGTTTATCTGGCCTTAGGCAGCAACCTCGCCGATCCGCTGCATCAGGTGCGTAACGCGCTTGATGCGCTGGCCGCCATTCCGCAAACGCAGAGGGCGGCGGTGTCGGCGTTTTACCGCACGCCGCCCTACGGCCCGCCCGATCAGCCCGACTATCTCAACGCCGCCGTAGCGCTTGATACGCAGCTGTCGCCAGAGGCGCTCCTCGATCATACGCAGCGCATCGAGCTGGAACAGGGACGCGTGCGCAAAGCGGAACGCTGGGGGCCGCGCACGCTCGATCTCGATATTATGCTGTTTGGCGATCGGGTGCTGAGAACCCCGCGTCTGACGGTGCCCCACTACGATATGCTCAACCGCGCCTTTATGCTGGTGCCGCTGTTGGAGATCGCGCCGCAGGCCCGCCTGCCAGATGGACGCTATCTGGCTGATATCGCAGCTAAACTTGACTGCAGCGCCATTCAACTCTGGTAA
- the gluQRS gene encoding tRNA glutamyl-Q(34) synthetase GluQRS has protein sequence MFTPCTGRFAPSPSGELHFGSLIAALGSYLHARAQGGRWLVRIEDIDPPREVPGAADAILRQLDHYGLHWDGEVLWQSQRHDAYREALAWLRQHRQSYYCTCTRSRIQQIGGVYDGHCRDRHLGPENAALRLRQRAPVRQFHDLLRGDIHADSALAEEDFIIHRRDGLFAYNLAVVVDDHFQGVTEIVRGADLIAPTVRQIALWRQFGWQEPAYLHLPLALNHDGNKLSKQNHAPALPTGDPRPVLIDALRFLGQSAPEAWRDITTAQLLEQAVAQWDLAKMPRNDALPAIETTTPFSNGSQQAMISR, from the coding sequence ATGTTTACTCCCTGTACTGGACGCTTTGCTCCCTCTCCTTCCGGTGAACTCCATTTCGGCTCGCTGATCGCCGCGCTTGGCAGCTATCTGCACGCCCGCGCGCAGGGCGGCCGCTGGCTGGTGCGCATCGAAGATATCGATCCGCCGCGCGAAGTGCCCGGCGCCGCCGACGCGATTCTGCGTCAGCTGGACCACTACGGCCTGCACTGGGACGGCGAGGTGCTGTGGCAGTCGCAGCGTCATGACGCCTATCGTGAAGCGCTGGCGTGGCTGCGTCAGCACCGGCAAAGCTATTATTGCACCTGTACCCGCAGCCGCATTCAGCAAATCGGCGGCGTGTACGACGGGCACTGCCGCGATCGACATCTGGGCCCGGAAAACGCCGCGTTGCGCCTGCGTCAGCGCGCGCCGGTAAGGCAGTTCCACGATCTGCTGCGCGGCGATATCCATGCCGACAGCGCGCTGGCGGAAGAAGATTTCATTATTCATCGCCGCGACGGGCTGTTCGCCTATAACCTGGCGGTGGTGGTGGACGATCATTTTCAGGGCGTGACCGAAATCGTGCGCGGCGCGGATCTGATTGCGCCAACGGTGCGCCAGATCGCCCTCTGGCGTCAGTTCGGCTGGCAGGAGCCAGCTTATCTGCATTTGCCGCTGGCGCTTAATCATGATGGCAATAAGCTGTCGAAGCAGAATCATGCGCCTGCGCTGCCGACCGGCGACCCGCGCCCGGTGCTGATCGACGCGCTGCGTTTTCTGGGACAATCCGCGCCGGAAGCGTGGCGGGATATCACAACAGCACAGCTGCTTGAACAGGCCGTTGCACAGTGGGATTTGGCGAAAATGCCGCGCAATGACGCGCTGCCCGCCATCGAAACGACAACACCATTCTCAAATGGGTCGCAACAGGCTATGATTAGCCGCTGA
- the thpR gene encoding RNA 2',3'-cyclic phosphodiesterase: MSARRLFFGIGLPEPLQQQLVRWRAEQFPEEAGRPIAAANLHITLAFLGDVSDEKAQGLQQLAGRIQQRAFALDLDDAGHWPRPGVVWLGCRQAPRGLLQLAEMLRSQAARSGCHQSPQPFHPHITLLRNATRPVALPPRNFHWRFTVDCFSLYQSVFSQGRTRYRRLQSWPLQESS; this comes from the coding sequence ATGAGCGCACGTCGTCTCTTTTTCGGCATCGGTTTGCCGGAGCCTTTACAGCAGCAGCTGGTGCGCTGGCGCGCGGAACAGTTTCCCGAAGAGGCGGGCCGCCCGATCGCCGCCGCCAATCTGCATATTACGCTGGCCTTTTTGGGCGACGTCAGCGATGAGAAAGCGCAGGGGCTGCAACAGCTGGCTGGCCGCATCCAGCAACGTGCCTTCGCCCTCGACCTGGATGACGCAGGCCACTGGCCGCGCCCCGGCGTGGTGTGGCTTGGCTGCCGCCAGGCGCCGCGCGGGCTGTTGCAGCTGGCGGAGATGCTGCGTTCGCAGGCGGCGCGCAGCGGCTGTCATCAAAGTCCGCAGCCCTTTCATCCCCATATTACGCTGCTGCGCAACGCTACCCGCCCGGTGGCGCTGCCGCCGCGCAATTTCCACTGGCGGTTTACGGTGGATTGCTTTTCTTTATATCAGTCGGTTTTCAGCCAGGGGCGCACTCGCTATCGCCGCCTGCAAAGCTGGCCGCTGCAGGAGTCTTCATGA
- the dksA gene encoding RNA polymerase-binding protein DksA, with the protein MQEGQNRKTSSLSILAIAGVEPYQEKPGEEYMNEAQLAHFRKILEAWRNQLRDEVDRTVSHMQDEAANFPDPVDRAAQEEEFSLELRNRDRERKLIKKIEKTLKKVEDDDFGYCESCGVEIGIRRLEARPTADLCIDCKTLAEIREKQMAG; encoded by the coding sequence ATGCAAGAAGGGCAAAACCGTAAAACATCGTCCCTGAGTATTCTCGCCATCGCTGGGGTGGAGCCGTACCAGGAGAAACCGGGCGAAGAGTATATGAACGAAGCCCAGCTGGCGCACTTCAGGAAAATCCTTGAAGCGTGGCGCAATCAACTCAGGGATGAAGTGGATCGTACGGTATCACACATGCAGGACGAAGCGGCTAACTTCCCTGATCCGGTCGACCGCGCCGCTCAGGAAGAAGAGTTCAGCCTCGAACTGCGCAACCGCGACCGCGAGCGTAAACTGATCAAAAAGATCGAGAAGACGCTGAAAAAGGTAGAAGACGACGATTTCGGCTACTGTGAATCCTGTGGCGTTGAAATCGGTATCCGTCGCCTTGAAGCGCGTCCTACCGCCGATCTGTGCATCGACTGTAAAACGCTGGCGGAAATCCGCGAAAAACAGATGGCCGGCTAA
- a CDS encoding DUF1349 domain-containing protein, whose protein sequence is MSQFHWINPPAVWREENQQLSVVTDQNTDFWRETWYGFTRFSGHFYGCEAEGDFTFQARIRADFHTLYDQAGIMLLADEQQWLKAGIEYNDGHPAIGSVLTQGGSDWATGPFNGDARDFWMRLTRRGDALRLQYSVDGEVWPLLRLCRFVTTERCRVGVMCCTPERAGLAVTFSEMRLTPPNGKALHDLS, encoded by the coding sequence ATGTCGCAGTTTCACTGGATTAACCCGCCCGCCGTCTGGCGCGAAGAGAACCAGCAGCTTTCGGTAGTGACCGACCAGAACACCGATTTCTGGCGCGAAACCTGGTACGGCTTTACCCGCTTCAGCGGCCATTTTTACGGCTGCGAGGCGGAAGGGGATTTTACCTTTCAGGCGCGCATTCGCGCCGATTTCCATACGCTCTACGATCAGGCGGGCATTATGCTGCTGGCCGATGAGCAACAGTGGCTTAAGGCGGGAATTGAATATAACGACGGTCACCCCGCCATCGGCAGCGTGCTGACGCAGGGCGGCTCCGACTGGGCCACCGGGCCGTTTAACGGCGATGCGCGCGATTTCTGGATGCGACTGACCCGACGCGGCGACGCCCTGCGGCTGCAATATTCCGTCGATGGCGAAGTCTGGCCGCTGCTGCGCCTGTGCCGCTTCGTCACGACGGAACGCTGCCGGGTCGGCGTGATGTGCTGCACGCCGGAGCGCGCCGGACTGGCGGTGACCTTTAGCGAGATGCGCCTGACGCCGCCCAACGGCAAGGCGCTGCATGATTTAAGCTGA
- the sfsA gene encoding DNA/RNA nuclease SfsA, with translation MKFEPALRPARLLSRYKRFLADAVTPEGETFTLHCANTGAMTGCATPGDTVWYSTSDSLTRKYPSSWELTETQQGHMICVNTLRANQLVREALAAERIAELSGYQHLRAEVKYGAERSRIDFLLQADNRPQCYIEVKSVTLLQKGRGYFPDAVTVRGQKHLRELASIARRGERAVMLFTVLHSGIEDVSPARHIDARYAEELAQAQQSGVEILCYKAQLSPTGMWLEKRLELAL, from the coding sequence ATGAAATTTGAACCGGCGCTGCGTCCGGCGCGTTTGCTTAGCCGCTATAAGCGTTTTCTGGCCGATGCGGTGACGCCGGAGGGCGAGACCTTTACCCTGCACTGCGCCAATACCGGCGCGATGACCGGCTGCGCCACGCCAGGCGATACCGTTTGGTACTCCACTTCGGACAGTCTGACGCGCAAATACCCCAGCAGCTGGGAGCTGACCGAAACGCAGCAGGGTCATATGATCTGCGTTAATACGTTGCGCGCCAATCAGTTAGTGCGCGAAGCGCTGGCGGCGGAGCGCATTGCGGAATTGTCTGGTTACCAACATTTACGCGCTGAGGTGAAATACGGTGCGGAACGCAGCCGCATCGATTTCCTGCTTCAGGCGGACAACAGGCCGCAGTGCTATATTGAAGTGAAATCTGTAACGCTGTTGCAGAAAGGGAGAGGATACTTTCCAGATGCGGTGACCGTGCGCGGCCAAAAACACCTGCGTGAACTGGCCAGCATCGCCCGACGGGGCGAACGTGCGGTTATGTTATTTACTGTTCTGCACTCGGGGATTGAGGACGTTTCCCCCGCACGTCACATTGACGCGCGTTATGCAGAAGAACTGGCACAGGCGCAACAGAGCGGCGTAGAGATCCTTTGCTATAAGGCGCAGTTATCTCCGACGGGCATGTGGCTGGAAAAGCGACTGGAACTGGCGTTGTAA